From a region of the Bacteroidia bacterium genome:
- a CDS encoding acetyl-CoA C-acyltransferase: protein MNAYIVAAFRSAVGKANRGGFRFTRPDELAAGVIRHLMASMPDVPVEKVDDLIVGNAMPEAEQGLNMGRLISLLAFNSDKVPGMTVNRYCASGLETIAIASSKIHSGLAHCIIAGGAESMSLIPMGGWRIVPNYDVAKDHPDYYWGMGLTAEAVASQYIVSREDQDAFALASHQKAIKAQQEKKFDAEIVPVKIAETYIDEKEKRKTREFIVSADEGPRADTNSEALAKLKPVFDAKGSVTAGNSSQTSDGAAFVMVVSEKFLKENNLKPIARLVSYATAGVPPRIMGIGPVAAIPKALQLAGLRQEQIDLIELNEAFASQSLAVIRELKLNPDIINVNGGAIALGHPLGCSGAKLSVQLFNELKRRNKKYGMVTMCVGTGQGAAGVFEMM, encoded by the coding sequence ATGAACGCTTATATCGTAGCTGCATTCCGTTCCGCCGTTGGTAAGGCTAACCGCGGTGGATTCCGCTTCACACGCCCTGATGAACTTGCCGCCGGTGTGATAAGGCACCTCATGGCCTCCATGCCTGACGTTCCTGTCGAGAAAGTGGACGATCTCATCGTTGGGAACGCCATGCCGGAAGCGGAGCAGGGCTTGAATATGGGCCGGCTGATCTCATTATTGGCCTTCAATTCTGACAAGGTGCCAGGTATGACCGTAAATCGTTACTGCGCATCCGGCCTTGAAACGATCGCCATCGCTTCCTCAAAAATCCACTCGGGTCTCGCTCATTGCATCATTGCAGGTGGCGCTGAATCTATGTCGCTCATCCCCATGGGCGGATGGCGGATTGTTCCCAATTACGATGTGGCAAAGGACCATCCCGATTACTACTGGGGAATGGGCCTAACCGCGGAAGCCGTGGCTTCTCAATATATAGTGTCCCGCGAAGACCAGGATGCCTTTGCCCTTGCTTCCCACCAAAAAGCCATCAAAGCCCAGCAGGAAAAGAAATTTGATGCCGAGATCGTTCCTGTTAAAATTGCAGAGACCTATATCGATGAAAAAGAGAAAAGAAAGACGCGCGAATTTATAGTGAGCGCTGATGAAGGTCCGCGTGCCGATACCAATTCTGAAGCACTGGCCAAACTAAAGCCTGTTTTTGACGCTAAAGGATCTGTTACGGCCGGAAACTCTTCCCAAACTTCTGATGGGGCAGCGTTTGTGATGGTCGTTAGTGAAAAATTCCTCAAGGAAAATAATCTAAAACCCATAGCCAGGCTGGTCTCCTATGCCACCGCAGGGGTTCCTCCACGCATTATGGGCATTGGCCCGGTGGCTGCTATTCCAAAGGCACTGCAATTGGCAGGCCTCCGGCAGGAACAGATTGACCTTATTGAACTCAACGAGGCCTTCGCTTCCCAGTCGCTGGCAGTGATCCGCGAGCTTAAACTCAACCCTGATATTATTAATGTTAACGGAGGTGCGATTGCTCTGGGTCATCCCCTCGGATGTTCCGGTGCAAAACTGTCAGTTCAGTTGTTTAATGAATTGAAGCGACGCAACAAAAAGTACGGTATGGTTACCATGTGCGTTGGAACCGGCCAGGGCGCGGCAGGAGTGTTTGAAATGATGTAA
- a CDS encoding fumarylacetoacetate hydrolase family protein, with translation MKIICIGRNYSEHAKEMKSELPSEPVFFMKPDTALLKEGAPFYLPDFSREIHHEIELVIKISKAGKNIGEAFAHKYYDEITLGIDFTARDVQARCKEKGLPWEKAKGFDGSAPIGNFIKATGEEVQEMKFRLDINGKTVQSGKSSDMIFSVDKIIAYVSGFVTLKVGDLIFTGTPEGVGPVKEGDLLEGFLGERKLLTCEIR, from the coding sequence ATGAAAATCATTTGCATCGGACGTAACTACTCAGAGCACGCCAAGGAGATGAAAAGTGAACTTCCTTCGGAACCGGTTTTTTTTATGAAACCGGATACGGCATTGCTGAAAGAGGGGGCGCCTTTTTATCTTCCGGATTTCAGCCGTGAAATTCATCATGAGATTGAATTGGTGATTAAAATAAGTAAGGCGGGAAAAAATATTGGGGAGGCCTTCGCACATAAATATTATGATGAAATCACGCTTGGCATTGATTTTACGGCGCGGGATGTGCAGGCCAGGTGCAAGGAGAAAGGATTACCCTGGGAGAAAGCAAAGGGATTTGACGGATCAGCGCCCATCGGAAATTTTATTAAAGCCACGGGGGAAGAGGTGCAGGAGATGAAATTCAGACTTGATATCAACGGGAAGACAGTGCAATCCGGCAAGAGTTCGGACATGATCTTCTCCGTGGATAAAATCATAGCCTATGTTTCCGGATTTGTGACCTTAAAGGTTGGAGATTTGATCTTCACCGGTACGCCTGAGGGAGTGGGTCCGGTAAAGGAAGGGGATCTGCTGGAGGGATTTTTAGGAGAAAGAAAACTACTAACGTGTGAGATACGATAA
- a CDS encoding T9SS type A sorting domain-containing protein has product MSKVVSWFSVVCCLCFLTGNAQVLTIKVLFLGNSYTYSNNLPQLIRDLAQANGDTLYFDSNCPGGYTLNNHFNDATSIAKIYSDAWDFVVIQAQSQEPSLSPVQVNITTTPYAMKIDSVIHANDSCTRPVFFETWGRKNGDAINCGAYPPVCTYTGMQDRLRSSYKLFADTCEGLMSPVGESWRKSIALNPTLNLFQGDESHPALEGSYLAACVFYEVLFGKSVMSNSFTGGLNAVTATFLQQVAHDVVNDSLSVWNIGLFDPCGLLSNTPNPGNDTGIRIYPNPATDMLVLRGVGACTYRILDLSGRVLFEGATAGGSVFVNDLEGGMYILEVKQGDDIFLSKFNKQ; this is encoded by the coding sequence ATGAGTAAAGTGGTTTCATGGTTTTCAGTGGTGTGCTGCCTCTGCTTTCTGACCGGAAATGCGCAGGTCCTTACAATTAAAGTGCTCTTTCTTGGAAATTCATATACTTATTCCAATAACCTTCCGCAACTTATCCGTGACCTGGCACAAGCCAATGGCGATACGCTTTATTTTGATAGCAATTGTCCTGGCGGATACACCCTGAATAACCATTTTAATGATGCCACTTCAATCGCCAAGATTTATTCTGATGCGTGGGATTTTGTGGTAATCCAGGCGCAAAGTCAGGAGCCCTCGTTGTCTCCCGTGCAGGTAAATATCACAACAACTCCTTATGCGATGAAAATTGACAGCGTGATTCATGCTAATGATTCATGCACCAGACCTGTTTTTTTCGAGACCTGGGGGCGCAAGAATGGTGATGCCATTAATTGCGGAGCGTATCCGCCCGTTTGCACCTATACCGGGATGCAGGACCGGCTTCGCTCTTCTTACAAGTTATTTGCAGATACCTGCGAAGGACTCATGTCGCCGGTGGGAGAATCCTGGCGAAAGTCTATTGCCTTAAACCCCACGCTCAATTTATTCCAGGGCGATGAAAGCCATCCGGCATTGGAGGGATCGTACCTGGCGGCCTGTGTATTTTACGAAGTGCTCTTTGGGAAGAGTGTGATGAGCAATTCATTTACAGGAGGACTTAATGCAGTAACGGCCACTTTTTTGCAGCAGGTGGCACATGATGTTGTGAACGACAGTCTGAGTGTCTGGAATATCGGTCTTTTTGATCCTTGCGGATTACTTTCGAACACGCCCAACCCGGGCAATGATACCGGAATTCGCATTTATCCTAATCCGGCCACTGATATGCTTGTTCTGAGAGGGGTAGGGGCCTGCACCTACAGGATTCTTGACCTGAGCGGAAGAGTGCTTTTTGAAGGAGCAACAGCCGGGGGAAGCGTTTTCGTTAACGATTTGGAGGGAGGAATGTATATCCTGGAAGTGAAGCAGGGGGATGATATTTTTCTCTCTAAATTCAACAAGCAATAA
- a CDS encoding 3'-5' exonuclease — MNLKLTRPLAFIDLETTGVNVASDRIVEISILKVLPSGEKEVKTQRINPGIPIPAVASSIHGIYDKDVAQEPKFKDVAQLLANFLQGADLAGYNSNKFDIPVLAEEFLRVEVEFDLENRRLVDVQNVFHIMEPRTLVAAYKFYCGKELANAHSAEADIRATHEVLEAQLEKYTNLKPEVDFLHEFTYKTKAADLAGRVVYNEAGEEVFNFGKHAGKKVAEVFRAEPSYYDWMMKGDFPLYTKRVITKIKLKMNFGK; from the coding sequence ATGAATTTAAAACTTACCCGCCCTCTGGCGTTTATTGATCTTGAAACCACGGGGGTGAATGTGGCTTCAGACCGCATCGTAGAAATTTCCATCCTCAAAGTGCTTCCCTCCGGAGAAAAGGAAGTGAAAACCCAGCGCATTAATCCGGGCATACCTATTCCGGCGGTGGCCTCCTCGATTCACGGCATCTACGATAAAGATGTTGCTCAGGAGCCTAAGTTCAAAGATGTGGCTCAGCTGCTGGCTAATTTTCTTCAAGGCGCAGACCTGGCAGGTTATAATTCAAACAAGTTTGACATACCGGTTTTGGCGGAAGAATTCCTGCGCGTGGAGGTGGAGTTTGATCTGGAGAATCGCAGGCTGGTAGATGTGCAGAATGTTTTTCATATTATGGAACCGCGAACACTGGTAGCTGCGTATAAGTTTTATTGCGGGAAGGAGCTTGCTAACGCCCATAGTGCCGAGGCGGATATCCGGGCAACCCACGAAGTGCTGGAAGCTCAGTTGGAGAAATACACCAATCTTAAGCCGGAAGTAGATTTTTTGCACGAATTCACTTATAAAACAAAGGCGGCAGATCTCGCCGGTCGTGTGGTATATAACGAAGCTGGAGAAGAGGTGTTTAATTTTGGAAAACACGCGGGAAAGAAAGTGGCGGAAGTTTTCCGGGCCGAGCCTTCGTATTATGACTGGATGATGAAGGGAGATTTTCCCCTCTACACAAAAAGAGTGATAACAAAGATTAAACTGAAGATGAATTTTGGGAAATAG
- a CDS encoding PD40 domain-containing protein — MLGFPAIISAQQPVLKGDPDLAAKYYSNKNYKAALQVYLLLLKKDAKNVEYNQKAGRCYLLSHSIKAKAIPHLEFVVKQPGAEHDAWLDLARAYHFGLQFDKAIDAYNKYKEKAPKKTPEVDRMIQQCLNGKELVKRKLDITFENMGKTINSPEPDYYPIVTPDGQTLLFTTRRKGPGGPEIDGFYPSDIFIVTQKAGVWGKAANIGGNINTALDEQATDITYDGNTIVFYIDHIEIMGDLHTSKRPNGKGAFLKSQPMNENINSGFETSGSIWTPPDGEGMQVLVFSSSRSDNFGQTDIYMCRQIPAADANGNVTYTWGLPVNLGPNINTKFKEEFPRLSQDGKTLYFASEGHSSMGGFDIFKSVWDEDENAWSKPRNLGYPLNTAEDEMMISFVEGGRIGYMSAMREDGLGDWDIYKVTFNEIEGKETIYRGHVIGDSTLKLRNAIIHVHNKNTGTEYGTYVPEKNKGYYVMALPPGKWVVTIEAEGYKIYEENITLFDFQGFKPEVVRDFYLKK, encoded by the coding sequence TTGCTTGGTTTTCCGGCAATTATATCGGCACAGCAACCTGTACTGAAAGGAGATCCGGACCTGGCTGCGAAGTATTATTCCAATAAGAATTACAAGGCCGCTTTGCAGGTATACCTGCTCCTTCTGAAGAAAGACGCCAAGAACGTAGAATATAATCAGAAGGCCGGGCGCTGTTACCTGCTTTCCCATTCTATAAAGGCAAAAGCAATTCCCCATCTCGAATTTGTGGTAAAACAACCCGGCGCCGAGCATGACGCATGGCTGGATCTGGCTCGCGCATATCACTTCGGGCTGCAATTTGATAAAGCGATTGATGCGTATAATAAGTATAAAGAAAAAGCACCCAAGAAGACCCCGGAAGTGGATCGTATGATCCAGCAATGCCTGAACGGGAAAGAGTTGGTGAAGCGAAAGCTTGATATCACATTCGAAAATATGGGCAAGACCATCAATTCTCCTGAACCGGATTATTACCCCATTGTAACGCCTGACGGACAAACTTTACTTTTTACAACACGCAGAAAGGGCCCGGGTGGTCCGGAAATTGACGGTTTTTATCCTTCTGATATTTTTATTGTTACTCAGAAAGCGGGGGTTTGGGGCAAGGCAGCCAATATCGGCGGAAATATTAATACCGCACTCGACGAACAGGCCACTGATATTACCTACGACGGGAACACGATTGTTTTCTATATAGACCATATTGAAATAATGGGAGATCTCCACACTTCGAAGCGACCCAATGGCAAAGGTGCATTCCTGAAATCGCAACCTATGAATGAAAATATCAATTCAGGTTTTGAAACCTCCGGATCCATTTGGACACCTCCAGACGGTGAAGGAATGCAAGTGCTTGTTTTCAGCAGCTCTAGATCCGATAATTTCGGACAAACGGATATCTATATGTGCAGGCAAATTCCCGCCGCTGATGCCAACGGCAATGTAACGTATACCTGGGGATTACCGGTAAATCTCGGACCCAATATCAATACGAAATTTAAAGAGGAGTTTCCCCGGCTCTCCCAGGATGGGAAAACCCTGTATTTTGCTTCCGAGGGACATTCCAGTATGGGTGGGTTTGATATTTTTAAATCTGTGTGGGACGAAGATGAAAATGCATGGAGCAAGCCGAGGAATTTGGGATATCCACTGAATACAGCGGAGGATGAGATGATGATCTCCTTTGTTGAAGGTGGCAGGATCGGCTATATGTCGGCCATGAGGGAAGATGGCCTTGGCGACTGGGATATTTACAAAGTGACATTTAACGAAATTGAAGGGAAAGAAACCATATACAGGGGGCATGTGATCGGAGACAGTACACTTAAGCTCCGAAATGCAATCATTCATGTGCATAACAAGAACACGGGAACGGAATACGGTACCTATGTGCCCGAAAAAAACAAGGGCTACTATGTGATGGCCTTACCGCCGGGTAAGTGGGTCGTGACCATTGAAGCGGAGGGGTATAAAATTTATGAAGAAAACATTACTCTTTTCGATTTCCAGGGCTTCAAGCCGGAGGTGGTGAGGGATTTTTACCTGAAAAAATAA
- a CDS encoding PD40 domain-containing protein, which translates to MIKRTLLSSILLILSYSVVFGQGKEFRQKFEQGNLLILEQFYDTALNLFLDLHKTDTGNANVSYKVGFLYLQSTTEKLKAIPFLERACRNVTKKYMEFEPSEKGAPLSSYFFLAQAYHLDYRFADALSYFEKFKTTIHAKDVETLKDVSHRMEWSRNGEELVKAPMPFVITNLGDSVNSPYGDYSPIITADEKFLYFTSRRAGMGGEDNRTLDLKYFEDIWYCERKPDGTWSTAKNMGPTVNSFDHEATIGMSADGSQLFVYKDIQGDGGIFISELNGLMWSSPEKLGVEPADITDINTGSWETHACVSADGGTLYFVSDRKGGIGGRDIYKCVKLPNGRWSKAMNLGPTVNTPYDEDAPFIHPDGVTLFFSSKGHRSMGGFDIFFTARNDSGWRAPENMGYPINTTDDDIFYVMSTDGRRAYFSSFRDGSKGEKDIYMATIPTPVVEPVALMVGLVKTANGDPLPEDLFIRMTHSETGDARDYRVNTSSGRYISSLQPNKEYTWAVEVGGNILYSELIKTPFVDFNEDGKEYKLKTIILDGTTVRVIEDGVLPPDSAGNTVVVNPPKDPKDPKDPKDPKDPKDPNRPKDGSVKNSGSGQPKSTITDSTNADYSKYFTYNKSKIGEDDEKFKAMIDKLEQKLRSGEKVKVVITTCASKVPTGGKLYKTNGELAHQRAIETEARIRKALKERGLTVDNIDFKVFYKVRGPEYKGDYIENREVYEQFQYTKVYLKSADPK; encoded by the coding sequence GTGATAAAACGCACGCTGCTTTCGAGTATCTTATTGATCCTCAGCTATTCCGTAGTGTTCGGACAAGGCAAGGAATTCCGTCAGAAGTTCGAGCAGGGCAACCTGCTGATCCTGGAGCAATTCTATGATACGGCACTAAACCTCTTCCTTGATCTTCACAAAACAGATACAGGGAACGCAAATGTCAGCTACAAAGTGGGTTTTCTCTACCTGCAGAGTACAACAGAAAAGCTCAAGGCTATTCCCTTTCTTGAAAGAGCCTGCCGAAATGTGACAAAAAAGTACATGGAGTTTGAACCTTCCGAGAAGGGAGCACCCTTGTCTTCCTATTTCTTCCTGGCACAAGCCTATCACCTCGATTACCGCTTTGCAGATGCGCTGTCTTATTTCGAAAAGTTTAAGACAACCATTCACGCCAAGGATGTTGAAACACTTAAGGATGTTTCTCACCGGATGGAATGGTCGAGAAACGGAGAGGAGTTGGTGAAAGCGCCTATGCCTTTTGTGATCACCAATCTGGGTGATAGTGTGAATTCCCCCTATGGTGATTATAGTCCCATAATTACGGCAGATGAGAAATTTCTTTATTTCACATCCCGTCGTGCAGGAATGGGAGGGGAGGACAACCGTACCCTCGACCTGAAATATTTTGAGGATATCTGGTACTGCGAACGAAAACCGGACGGTACGTGGTCCACCGCCAAAAACATGGGACCCACCGTGAACTCCTTCGACCACGAGGCCACCATCGGAATGTCAGCGGACGGATCCCAGCTCTTTGTTTATAAGGACATTCAGGGCGACGGTGGAATATTTATTTCGGAACTGAACGGACTTATGTGGAGTAGTCCGGAGAAACTGGGAGTTGAACCCGCAGACATAACCGATATTAATACAGGAAGTTGGGAAACGCACGCTTGTGTATCAGCCGATGGAGGAACACTTTATTTTGTTTCCGACCGGAAGGGAGGTATCGGAGGTCGTGATATCTATAAGTGTGTGAAACTCCCCAACGGCCGGTGGTCAAAAGCAATGAACCTCGGTCCGACCGTTAACACCCCTTATGACGAGGATGCCCCTTTTATTCACCCGGATGGGGTAACCTTGTTCTTTTCATCTAAGGGTCATCGCTCCATGGGAGGCTTCGATATTTTCTTCACCGCAAGGAACGATTCCGGATGGAGAGCACCCGAGAACATGGGCTATCCCATCAATACGACGGATGACGATATTTTTTATGTGATGTCTACGGATGGCCGCAGGGCCTATTTCTCCTCATTCCGGGATGGCTCTAAAGGCGAAAAGGATATCTACATGGCCACAATTCCCACTCCTGTTGTTGAGCCGGTTGCTCTGATGGTGGGACTGGTGAAGACCGCCAACGGTGACCCGCTTCCTGAAGATCTTTTTATCCGGATGACACATTCTGAAACCGGCGATGCCCGTGATTACAGAGTGAATACTTCCAGCGGGAGATACATCAGTTCCTTGCAGCCCAATAAAGAATATACATGGGCCGTGGAAGTTGGAGGGAATATCCTTTACAGCGAATTAATAAAAACGCCCTTCGTAGATTTTAATGAGGATGGAAAAGAGTATAAATTGAAAACGATTATCCTGGACGGAACTACCGTACGTGTAATCGAAGATGGTGTTCTTCCGCCGGATAGCGCGGGCAATACGGTAGTCGTAAATCCTCCCAAAGACCCAAAGGATCCTAAAGACCCCAAAGATCCAAAGGATCCCAAAGACCCAAACCGTCCCAAAGACGGAAGTGTGAAGAATTCCGGAAGCGGGCAGCCTAAATCCACGATTACTGATTCTACAAATGCGGATTATTCAAAATATTTCACCTACAATAAATCCAAGATTGGAGAAGATGATGAGAAGTTTAAAGCGATGATTGACAAACTCGAACAAAAACTGAGATCCGGAGAGAAAGTGAAAGTGGTTATCACAACCTGTGCCTCCAAGGTTCCTACCGGTGGTAAATTATATAAGACGAACGGTGAGTTGGCACATCAGCGAGCCATTGAAACGGAAGCCCGGATCCGTAAAGCACTGAAAGAACGCGGCCTTACAGTAGACAATATTGATTTCAAAGTTTTCTATAAAGTTCGTGGCCCGGAGTATAAGGGAGATTACATAGAGAACCGTGAGGTATATGAGCAGTTTCAATATACCAAGGTTTATCTGAAGTCCGCAGACCCGAAATAG
- a CDS encoding OmpA family protein produces the protein MPRCIPLLVFLLSGVLSLAQPKFDKRVFRDKFTQGNLMLLEGFYDSALTVFLDCRKMDSTNANVNYKVGFLYLKSSNRKKLAEPFLAFAVQYTAKKYMEDEPAERSAPEISNYYYAQALHLNHKFDLATEYYNKFKEIIGVKDKALLLEVNHLIEMSFNAIEFTQKPINCTIVNLGDSVNSSFPDYSPVITADESYIFFTSRRPGMGGLNNRTLDGGFFEDIWYCKRKADGSWTGALPLGPPVNTMEHEATVGLSADGYLMLIYKDEMGDGNIFLSEFTGKEWTAPDKIDATNTVPTDINSKAWEPSACVTPDGNTLYFVSDRKGGYGGRDIYRVKRLPNGNWSMAQNLGPVINTPYDEDAPFMHPDNRTLFFSSTGHKSMGGFDIFYAQLFDTAWGPPANLGYPANTTDDDIFYVTSSDGKRGYYASGKEGGLGDKDIYMITFESSVVEPIVLMKGFITLDGKSDSIPPSVRITVRDAETGEEYSLVKPNPQTGKYILILNPGDKATTFAITYEADSLQPIVETITVDPKNAYTEIEKGVDLKAINFETKAKGTVSVSGVVKDAAGNIVPLTRIIVKDNLTGALLNTFYPHSETGLYFFVLDKGKDYNISYEAKNFLFQSVNVNVPKKPEYSEIKKDIILERVKVGASIVMNNIFFDSGKSTLRKQSNVELEKVIALMKEYDFIKIEISGHTDSKGNDKQNEVLSQQRAQAVVNYLVKKGVDKNRLTAKGYGEKKPIAKEVLPNGKPDMAGMQKNRRVELQIVE, from the coding sequence CTGCCGGAAAATGGATTCCACCAACGCCAATGTAAATTATAAGGTTGGATTTCTCTATCTGAAAAGCTCCAACCGGAAAAAGCTGGCAGAACCGTTTCTTGCTTTTGCGGTACAGTATACAGCCAAAAAATACATGGAAGATGAACCCGCAGAACGAAGTGCCCCGGAGATCTCTAATTACTATTATGCCCAGGCGCTGCATCTGAATCATAAGTTCGATCTGGCCACTGAGTACTACAATAAATTCAAAGAAATTATCGGCGTGAAGGATAAGGCACTCCTGCTGGAGGTGAATCACCTGATCGAAATGTCTTTTAATGCGATCGAGTTCACCCAAAAGCCAATCAACTGTACTATCGTCAACCTGGGCGACAGTGTGAATTCTTCCTTTCCTGATTACTCTCCTGTTATCACAGCCGATGAATCCTATATCTTTTTTACTTCCCGGCGTCCCGGCATGGGTGGTTTGAATAACCGTACTCTGGATGGCGGATTCTTTGAAGATATATGGTATTGTAAAAGAAAAGCCGACGGAAGCTGGACGGGCGCCTTGCCGCTGGGGCCTCCTGTTAATACCATGGAACATGAAGCAACAGTTGGGTTAAGTGCAGACGGATACCTCATGCTCATCTATAAAGACGAAATGGGAGACGGTAATATTTTCCTGAGTGAGTTCACCGGCAAAGAATGGACAGCACCGGATAAGATCGATGCAACCAATACGGTACCAACAGATATTAATTCCAAAGCATGGGAACCCAGTGCGTGTGTGACTCCTGATGGCAATACCCTCTATTTTGTTTCGGACAGAAAGGGTGGTTACGGCGGACGGGATATTTACCGAGTGAAGCGTCTTCCCAACGGCAACTGGTCTATGGCACAGAACCTGGGGCCGGTGATCAATACACCCTATGATGAGGATGCTCCTTTTATGCACCCGGATAACCGGACACTATTCTTTTCTTCAACGGGTCACAAGAGCATGGGAGGTTTCGATATTTTTTACGCCCAGCTTTTTGATACCGCGTGGGGTCCGCCCGCCAACCTGGGATACCCTGCCAATACCACCGATGATGATATTTTTTATGTGACATCCTCCGATGGTAAACGAGGATATTATGCTTCAGGGAAGGAAGGCGGTCTGGGGGATAAGGATATTTATATGATCACTTTTGAGTCCAGCGTAGTGGAACCAATTGTGCTGATGAAAGGGTTTATCACGCTCGACGGGAAGTCGGACAGCATTCCTCCCAGCGTAAGAATTACCGTGCGGGATGCGGAAACCGGAGAAGAATACTCTTTGGTGAAACCTAATCCGCAGACCGGAAAATACATACTGATACTTAACCCCGGCGATAAAGCCACCACATTCGCCATCACGTATGAGGCTGATTCCTTACAGCCCATCGTTGAAACCATAACCGTAGATCCCAAAAACGCCTACACTGAAATTGAAAAGGGAGTGGATCTGAAAGCCATCAATTTTGAAACGAAGGCCAAGGGTACCGTATCGGTGAGCGGTGTAGTGAAAGATGCCGCCGGAAATATTGTTCCTCTTACCCGCATCATCGTTAAAGATAACCTGACAGGAGCATTGCTAAACACCTTCTATCCTCATTCGGAAACAGGCCTGTATTTTTTTGTACTGGACAAGGGAAAGGATTATAACATTTCCTATGAGGCGAAAAACTTTCTATTTCAAAGCGTCAACGTAAATGTTCCGAAAAAGCCAGAGTACTCTGAAATTAAAAAGGATATTATCCTCGAAAGGGTAAAGGTGGGTGCCAGCATTGTGATGAACAATATTTTCTTTGACTCAGGCAAGTCTACCCTGCGGAAACAGTCGAACGTAGAGCTCGAAAAGGTGATTGCCCTGATGAAAGAATATGATTTTATCAAGATCGAGATTTCCGGACACACGGATTCCAAGGGGAATGACAAGCAGAATGAAGTTCTTTCCCAACAACGCGCCCAGGCAGTGGTTAATTACCTGGTCAAAAAGGGTGTTGATAAAAACAGACTCACCGCCAAAGGGTATGGCGAGAAAAAACCCATAGCCAAAGAAGTGCTTCCCAACGGAAAACCGGATATGGCGGGAATGCAGAAGAACCGAAGGGTTGAGCTACAGATCGTTGAATAG